From Candidatus Atelocyanobacterium thalassa isolate ALOHA, a single genomic window includes:
- a CDS encoding DUF3769 domain-containing protein codes for MLSFVPPPNLPIQSQSIVTHAEKQFEPFLNIDPLLIDSKKYSSKPVNLNGLEGTTVFETDFNGFRSQSFDLQNFSDSKNSLLSLSIEKDIDNLDKITQRKKIIPPQSLRKSADGLRKKQTFNVNKNLDEQEKFPFLNFRSKNYQSEQLNLNSPIKNKLYIAQQIKTISKPVPQKIIGVIELIADRQEYDSEKEVVYAEGKVIMRFTNGVLLADRLWINLPNRFAVAEGNVVLDRGEQTLRGERFEYYFVQDSGVVINASGQIYQPTTGQDFTPTLPTAADSNLIPNQILNERLALEQPLQKITRAEGISYSFGLSLEEDNIQNMGANVGRRNGGQVNRIRFQAERIEFDADGWQAMNARLTNDPFSPPEVEVRAETATYRNIAPLVDEVKLTNSRVVLDQTNSFPTQDRLIFDHRDRQPGVLSFGFDDRDRGGLFVERGFNIIDTDTVNWEVTPQYYIQKGAFPRGLTVDDQNTDLFQEDKDDIDIVSPPAFGFVNEINANLNEKTTFFARTSLTSLEFDDIEDRLRVKSFAQYRIGNQNSPHDLRFEYNYRERLFNGSLGFQTVRSSAGILLVSPDIALDSSGLRLSYQGSFQTVNADTDRFSLLGHNSSDNRISLTRLQGAVSLNRPFLLWYGKALPPDPEQGLKYTSTPVLPFLVLSTGVTGVTSLYGNGDSQPSILGNIRLSGQVGNFSKPFLDYTGFNISFSQALRGDPSPFMFDRFADLKTLSWGISQQLYGPVRLGVQSSYNIDRDREINTDLFIEYSRRTYSILLRYNSVLKVGSLSLRISDFNWGGNPGPFDGTGIRPVIQGMPR; via the coding sequence ATGCTTTCATTTGTTCCACCACCTAATCTACCAATCCAATCCCAATCAATTGTTACTCATGCAGAGAAGCAATTCGAGCCATTTTTGAATATCGACCCACTGTTAATTGATTCAAAAAAATATAGCTCTAAGCCAGTTAATTTAAATGGTTTAGAGGGTACAACGGTTTTTGAAACGGACTTTAATGGCTTTAGAAGTCAATCGTTCGATCTGCAAAACTTTTCTGATTCAAAAAATTCTTTATTATCCTTATCAATAGAAAAAGATATTGACAATTTAGATAAAATTACTCAAAGAAAAAAAATTATCCCTCCACAATCACTTAGAAAGAGTGCTGATGGATTACGGAAAAAACAAACTTTTAATGTAAATAAAAATCTTGATGAACAAGAAAAATTTCCATTTTTAAATTTTCGTTCAAAAAATTATCAATCAGAGCAGTTAAATCTTAATTCGCCTATAAAAAATAAATTATATATAGCCCAACAAATTAAAACTATATCTAAACCTGTTCCCCAAAAAATAATTGGAGTAATAGAACTAATCGCAGATCGGCAGGAATATGACTCTGAGAAAGAAGTAGTATATGCAGAAGGGAAAGTCATCATGCGCTTTACCAATGGAGTCTTGTTGGCTGATAGGTTGTGGATAAATCTTCCTAACAGGTTTGCCGTGGCTGAAGGCAATGTAGTACTAGATCGAGGGGAGCAGACATTAAGAGGAGAAAGGTTTGAATATTATTTTGTTCAAGATAGTGGAGTCGTTATTAATGCGAGTGGCCAAATATATCAACCTACTACAGGGCAAGATTTCACTCCTACTTTACCTACTGCCGCTGATAGTAATTTAATTCCTAATCAAATTCTGAATGAAAGATTAGCCCTCGAACAACCGTTGCAAAAAATTACCAGAGCAGAAGGAATAAGTTATTCGTTCGGATTATCATTAGAAGAAGATAATATTCAAAATATGGGGGCTAATGTAGGACGTCGGAATGGAGGACAAGTTAATAGAATCCGTTTTCAAGCAGAACGAATAGAATTTGATGCTGATGGCTGGCAAGCTATGAATGCTAGATTAACTAATGACCCATTTTCTCCTCCTGAAGTTGAAGTCCGTGCTGAAACGGCTACTTATAGAAACATAGCTCCTCTGGTAGATGAAGTAAAACTTACTAATTCAAGAGTTGTTCTTGATCAAACCAACTCTTTTCCAACTCAAGACCGTCTCATATTTGATCATAGAGATCGCCAACCAGGAGTTCTCTCTTTTGGTTTTGATGACCGGGATAGAGGAGGACTATTCGTAGAGAGAGGATTTAATATTATCGATACAGATACAGTAAACTGGGAAGTGACACCTCAATACTATATTCAAAAAGGAGCTTTTCCTAGAGGATTAACTGTTGATGATCAGAACACAGATTTATTTCAGGAAGATAAAGATGATATTGATATAGTAAGTCCTCCTGCTTTCGGTTTTGTTAATGAAATTAATGCTAATTTAAATGAAAAAACTACATTCTTTGCCAGAACTTCTCTTACAAGCCTAGAGTTTGATGATATAGAGGATCGCCTAAGAGTTAAAAGTTTTGCACAATATAGGATTGGCAATCAAAATAGTCCTCATGATTTGAGGTTTGAATATAATTATCGTGAACGTCTCTTTAATGGATCTTTAGGATTTCAAACAGTTAGAAGTAGTGCTGGAATCCTTCTCGTTTCCCCTGATATTGCTTTAGATAGTTCAGGCCTGAGGTTAAGCTATCAAGGATCATTTCAAACTGTTAACGCCGATACAGATAGATTTAGTTTGTTAGGGCATAATTCTAGTGACAATCGAATTAGCTTAACTCGACTCCAAGGAGCTGTATCTTTAAATCGTCCATTTCTGTTATGGTATGGAAAAGCTCTTCCGCCTGATCCAGAACAAGGTTTGAAATATACTTCAACTCCAGTATTACCTTTTCTAGTATTATCAACTGGAGTTACGGGAGTAACAAGTCTGTATGGTAATGGAGATTCTCAACCCTCTATTCTGGGAAATATTAGATTATCTGGGCAAGTTGGTAATTTTTCTAAACCATTTCTAGACTATACTGGGTTTAATATTAGTTTTAGTCAAGCACTTAGAGGAGATCCTTCTCCTTTTATGTTTGATCGTTTCGCGGACTTAAAAACTTTATCTTGGGGAATAAGTCAACAATTGTATGGTCCAGTTCGTCTTGGCGTACAAAGCTCGTATAATATAGATAGAGATCGTGAGATCAATACTGATCTATTCATTGAATATAGTCGCCGTACATATAGTATATTATTGCGATATAATTCAGTGTTAAAGGTTGGTTCTCTTTCTTTACGGATTAGTGACTTTAACTGGGGAGGGAATCCAGGACCATTTGATGGTACAGGTATTAGACCTGTTATTCAAGGTATGCCTCGTTAG
- a CDS encoding lipid-A-disaccharide synthase — translation MKPIDILILSNGPGEITTWVRPVVVSLRNLFGNDSSQVRISVMLSPCPHSTGQEYNIVKNYIGVDRVQSSEFFFPFLLFGKTSDNWDWREKGIVLFLGGDQFYTLLISKRLGYKSVTYAEWEARWYRWLDKFAVMNQSVIKKVPQTYQNKCVVVGDLMADFTSTPLDILKMVDSPVIALLPGSKSGKLTQGVPLCLAIADYIYKKRPNIHFILPVAPTLNIQDLVYYSQSKSNPLVKEMGGVEANLIVKNFNKTEKYFLQTNNGAEVELINDFPVHSHLRKCCLALTTVGANTAELGALGVPMIVLLPTQKLDAMRTWDGVPGILSNLPFIGSKFAKFINKQVIKEGRLFAWPNIWAKEKIVPELVGELQPDQVAQKVLDFINNPSKLQQIHCNLLKIRGESGAASKIAKVIKDQLDLI, via the coding sequence ATGAAACCGATTGACATTCTAATACTTTCAAACGGCCCAGGAGAAATAACTACTTGGGTTAGACCTGTTGTGGTTTCTTTGCGTAATCTCTTTGGGAATGATTCTTCTCAAGTCAGAATTTCAGTAATGTTATCTCCATGTCCTCATAGTACAGGGCAAGAATATAATATTGTTAAAAATTATATTGGGGTAGATCGAGTTCAATCTAGTGAGTTCTTTTTCCCTTTTTTATTATTTGGCAAAACATCTGATAACTGGGATTGGAGAGAAAAAGGGATTGTCCTATTTTTGGGTGGTGATCAGTTTTATACTCTACTTATTAGTAAAAGGTTAGGATACAAGTCAGTAACTTATGCAGAATGGGAAGCTAGATGGTATCGCTGGCTTGATAAATTCGCTGTAATGAATCAATCTGTTATCAAAAAGGTTCCACAAACATATCAAAACAAATGTGTAGTTGTTGGGGATTTGATGGCAGATTTTACTTCAACTCCATTAGATATATTGAAAATGGTTGATAGTCCTGTTATTGCTCTCTTGCCCGGCTCTAAATCAGGTAAATTAACTCAAGGTGTTCCGCTCTGCTTAGCGATCGCTGATTATATTTACAAAAAACGACCTAATATTCATTTTATTCTTCCAGTTGCCCCTACTTTAAATATTCAAGATTTGGTTTATTACTCACAATCCAAGTCCAATCCTCTCGTAAAAGAAATGGGAGGAGTAGAAGCTAATCTAATAGTTAAAAATTTTAATAAGACCGAAAAATACTTTTTACAAACTAACAATGGAGCTGAAGTAGAGTTAATCAATGATTTTCCAGTACATTCTCATTTACGTAAATGTTGTCTCGCACTCACAACTGTAGGAGCTAATACTGCGGAATTAGGGGCTTTAGGCGTTCCGATGATTGTTTTACTTCCAACACAAAAATTAGATGCTATGAGGACATGGGATGGTGTTCCAGGAATTTTATCTAATCTACCATTTATCGGAAGTAAGTTCGCAAAATTTATAAACAAGCAAGTTATTAAAGAAGGTCGCTTATTTGCATGGCCCAATATATGGGCAAAAGAAAAAATTGTCCCTGAGCTAGTTGGAGAATTACAACCTGATCAAGTGGCTCAAAAAGTTTTAGACTTTATAAATAATCCCTCAAAATTACAACAAATTCATTGTAATTTACTAAAAATCAGAGGAGAATCTGGAGCAGCTTCTAAAATTGCCAAGGTTATTAAGGATCAGTTGGATTTAATTTAA
- the murC gene encoding UDP-N-acetylmuramate--L-alanine ligase: MGKTIDFSGRPFHFIGIGGIGMSALAHILAKRELPVSGSDLRSTHIIERLQKVGVHIFNHQEATNLELFSCNQKQALKEIPASNHENKTFQNESLVVSEDELSLEQKYLPQVICSTAITNDNSEYLAAKKKGCPVFHRSDILAALISDYKSIGVAGTHGKTTTSSLIGYMLLEAGIDPTIIIGGEVDAWDGNARIGAEKGYLVAEVDESDGSLIKHHPHIGVITNIELDHPDHYQNLDDVINTFQIFAAQCDILVGSLDCEIISSYLSPHITYSLDFNKQADYTVKNLVNDNKGARAEVWERGIYLGKINLTVLGNHNVSNTLAAIAVGRKIGLEFSVIVDSLLNFQSPKRRFEKRGYCNEITFIDDYAHHPSEIKATLSAARSKIDNKLANRIVVIFQPHRYSRTFALLEKFATCFNEADLVVLTDIYSAGEINTNNIYGEDLAKEVSKNHPKVLYFPSLEDLPQKLPELLQPKDLVLFLGAGNLNQIIPHIIDLCRTSK, from the coding sequence ATGGGAAAAACTATAGACTTTAGTGGGCGGCCCTTTCATTTTATTGGTATTGGCGGAATTGGAATGTCTGCTTTAGCGCATATCTTGGCCAAGCGTGAGCTTCCTGTCTCTGGTTCTGATTTACGTTCAACTCATATTATTGAAAGATTACAAAAAGTTGGCGTTCATATTTTTAATCATCAAGAAGCGACAAATTTGGAACTATTTAGCTGTAATCAAAAGCAAGCTTTAAAAGAAATTCCTGCCTCTAATCATGAGAATAAAACTTTTCAAAACGAAAGTTTAGTTGTTAGTGAAGACGAATTATCATTAGAACAAAAATACTTACCTCAGGTTATTTGTTCCACAGCTATTACTAATGATAATTCTGAATATCTTGCAGCAAAAAAGAAAGGTTGTCCTGTTTTTCATCGTTCTGATATCTTAGCAGCCTTGATTAGTGATTATAAAAGTATTGGTGTAGCGGGGACTCATGGTAAAACAACGACTAGTAGTTTAATTGGTTATATGTTGCTTGAAGCAGGTATTGATCCTACGATAATTATCGGAGGTGAAGTAGATGCCTGGGATGGTAATGCTAGAATAGGTGCAGAAAAAGGATATCTTGTGGCTGAAGTAGACGAATCTGACGGCTCGTTAATTAAACATCATCCTCATATCGGTGTCATAACAAATATTGAGCTAGATCATCCAGACCATTATCAAAATTTAGATGATGTAATCAATACATTTCAAATTTTTGCAGCACAATGTGACATTTTAGTTGGCTCCCTTGATTGTGAAATTATTTCTTCATACCTTTCACCTCATATTACTTATAGTCTAGATTTTAATAAACAAGCAGATTATACAGTTAAGAATCTTGTTAATGATAATAAAGGGGCTAGGGCTGAAGTTTGGGAAAGAGGAATATATTTAGGAAAAATAAATTTAACTGTTCTTGGTAATCATAATGTTAGTAATACCCTTGCAGCTATCGCTGTAGGTAGAAAGATAGGTCTAGAGTTTTCTGTGATTGTAGATTCTCTATTAAATTTTCAAAGTCCAAAAAGACGTTTTGAAAAACGTGGTTATTGTAACGAAATTACTTTTATCGATGACTATGCCCATCATCCTAGTGAAATCAAAGCAACTCTGTCAGCGGCTCGCTCTAAAATCGATAATAAACTAGCTAATCGTATAGTTGTTATCTTTCAACCTCACCGTTATAGTCGTACTTTTGCTTTATTGGAAAAGTTTGCCACTTGTTTTAATGAAGCAGATTTAGTTGTTTTAACAGATATCTATAGTGCTGGAGAAATTAATACCAATAATATATATGGAGAAGATTTAGCGAAGGAAGTTAGCAAAAATCATCCTAAAGTACTCTATTTTCCATCTTTAGAAGATTTACCTCAAAAACTTCCTGAATTATTACAACCTAAAGATTTGGTTTTATTTCTAGGTGCAGGTAATTTAAATCAAATCATTCCTCATATCATTGATCTTTGTCGAACTAGTAAATAG
- a CDS encoding DUF2996 domain-containing protein, protein MVEETQPKEKKEKKEKPPALEDKPFTEFIEQHFVPTLKESLNKEGLTDIELSFTKAPISIVGASTDQSCSQIIGTWSNSQRQFIIYFPEESINGQKAFSFGHNNKFLSTLESFMIDERKVTLNLLVLYTLQRITRQK, encoded by the coding sequence ATGGTAGAAGAGACACAGCCTAAAGAAAAAAAAGAGAAAAAGGAAAAACCTCCTGCTCTTGAAGATAAACCATTTACTGAATTTATAGAGCAGCATTTTGTACCTACTCTTAAAGAAAGTTTAAATAAAGAAGGGTTAACTGATATAGAATTATCTTTTACAAAAGCTCCGATTTCTATTGTTGGAGCAAGTACAGATCAATCTTGCTCACAAATTATCGGTACTTGGAGTAATAGTCAACGTCAGTTCATAATTTATTTTCCTGAAGAAAGTATTAATGGCCAAAAAGCCTTTTCCTTCGGCCATAATAATAAATTTCTTAGCACTCTTGAATCTTTTATGATAGACGAAAGAAAAGTTACGTTAAATCTTTTAGTACTGTATACTTTACAACGTATTACTAGACAGAAGTAA
- the murB gene encoding UDP-N-acetylmuramate dehydrogenase, with the protein MTHPFPSLSGYIKSHSAIGKIHSNISLAPYTSYKVGGEAQWYAAPHNWQELQATFEWFSNKNLSLTLLGAGSNLLISDKGIKGLVLSTRNFRHYQFNNDIGCVTVAAGRPIVSVAWQAAKKGWSGLEWAVGIPGTVGGAVVMNAGAHNQCIADLLVNVVILSYDGKVKTLTPKDLDYGYRTSSLQNGKHLVLEATFQLQQGFTKEDVTRKTQQNLQKRRSSQPYDKPSCGSVFRNPSSHSAGWLIEQLGLKGYRVGDAEISHCHANFILNCGQAKAEDIFRLIHHVQEKVQDRWSLILEPEVKILGEFSTL; encoded by the coding sequence ATGACTCATCCATTTCCTTCTTTGTCTGGATATATTAAATCACATAGTGCCATAGGGAAGATTCATAGTAATATATCTTTAGCTCCCTACACTTCTTACAAAGTAGGTGGAGAAGCTCAATGGTATGCAGCTCCTCATAATTGGCAAGAATTACAAGCAACTTTCGAATGGTTCTCAAATAAAAATTTATCATTAACATTACTCGGAGCTGGATCTAATCTTTTAATAAGCGACAAAGGGATTAAAGGATTAGTGCTAAGCACACGTAATTTTCGTCACTATCAGTTTAATAACGATATAGGATGTGTCACAGTAGCTGCAGGAAGACCAATTGTAAGCGTTGCTTGGCAAGCAGCTAAAAAAGGTTGGTCAGGTTTGGAATGGGCTGTTGGCATCCCTGGAACAGTCGGAGGAGCCGTTGTTATGAATGCAGGAGCTCACAATCAGTGTATTGCTGATTTACTAGTTAATGTAGTCATCCTATCTTACGATGGTAAAGTTAAAACTTTAACACCTAAAGATTTAGACTATGGCTATAGAACTTCTTCTTTACAAAATGGAAAACATTTAGTTCTTGAAGCAACTTTTCAATTACAGCAAGGATTTACAAAAGAAGATGTAACGAGAAAAACACAACAAAATCTTCAAAAAAGAAGGAGTTCTCAACCTTATGATAAGCCTAGTTGTGGAAGCGTATTTCGCAATCCATCATCGCACTCTGCGGGATGGTTGATTGAGCAGTTGGGTCTAAAAGGATATCGAGTGGGTGATGCTGAAATATCTCATTGTCATGCTAATTTTATTTTAAATTGCGGACAAGCTAAAGCAGAAGATATTTTTCGGTTAATTCATCATGTTCAGGAAAAAGTGCAAGATCGCTGGTCATTAATACTTGAACCAGAAGTAAAAATCTTAGGAGAGTTTTCCACTCTTTAG
- the fabG gene encoding 3-oxoacyl-[acyl-carrier-protein] reductase, giving the protein MLTSISSLDSKVAIVTGSSQGIGRAIAIELASLGLKVVVNYANSKAAAEEVVKDIIRNGGEAIAVQANIANLEDVKKLIDNTLNKFGRIDILVNNAGITRDKLLLRMKLDDWQTVIDLNLTGVFLCTQAVIKTMLKQKNGRIINVSSIVGEVGNPGQANYSAAKAGILGFTKSVAKEVASRGITVNAIAPGFIKTNMTKDLEKENVLQSIPLKRLGTPEEVAGLTRFLAVDPSAAYITGQVINIDGGMVMN; this is encoded by the coding sequence ATGTTAACGTCAATTTCGTCGTTGGATTCAAAAGTTGCTATAGTTACCGGTTCCTCTCAAGGTATTGGCCGTGCAATTGCGATAGAGTTAGCTAGCTTAGGCTTAAAAGTCGTTGTTAACTATGCTAATTCTAAAGCAGCAGCAGAAGAGGTAGTAAAAGATATAATACGGAATGGAGGAGAAGCTATTGCTGTTCAAGCTAATATTGCTAACTTAGAAGATGTAAAAAAATTAATTGATAATACATTAAATAAATTTGGAAGAATTGATATTCTAGTCAACAATGCAGGGATCACACGTGATAAATTACTGTTAAGAATGAAGCTTGATGACTGGCAAACAGTTATTGATTTAAATCTCACAGGAGTTTTTCTTTGTACTCAAGCTGTTATAAAAACTATGCTTAAACAAAAAAACGGACGTATTATTAATGTTTCTTCCATAGTAGGTGAAGTAGGTAATCCTGGACAAGCCAATTATAGTGCAGCAAAGGCAGGTATATTAGGCTTTACCAAATCAGTTGCGAAAGAAGTAGCTAGCCGTGGCATAACAGTTAATGCGATTGCTCCTGGTTTTATTAAAACTAATATGACGAAAGATCTAGAAAAAGAAAACGTTTTACAATCTATTCCTTTAAAAAGGTTGGGAACTCCAGAAGAAGTAGCAGGGCTTACAAGATTTTTGGCAGTTGATCCCTCTGCAGCTTATATCACAGGACAAGTAATCAACATAGATGGTGGAATGGTAATGAATTAA
- a CDS encoding DHH family phosphoesterase yields MDTGQITWQSPSLVDLPPSFTNILSSFNISPQENFISQILWNRNIRTVDQLKIFLDCDSYESLSIFEGWSEVIPSVYRLKAAVQNKEKVIICGKEGLNSIISTSLLWEGLGNFLIPYTQLNYYIPSYSTRCHGFNTASIKQFAIEEVNLIITCGIKDFSLQDLSLAKSFGIDIIAIGRNINPVNLKDLIYTIDSYSLSVDHPFFDLSETSLAYKLIESLHTEIPKTPSDNLDNLLDLVAINSISTLLKLNIELRYLTKKGIQNLQKQLKNPSRPGIAYLLYLCKLSGNRPTDICFGIGSRINSVCCVNKSSSFLIELLTNKDKDYSEKLALEAELANIRCNNLQQYIIRNIRQTLKAIDLSITQVIVLENPEWESEILKLIVQEVSCEYNKPTILLTTVECKENEQQNLNFSKGYAYSSNNISSYELISSQHDLLYSFYGEEYSDLVDLSLSNENIPLFRERANQYLRQKYVEIDTSKSIVETDLTVTVSQLGQSLFRELKILEPYGIGNLVPKLLIKNCYLKISKNNNGKTFKNHNLKYVKTEFTLYDSSTKKGFPGVWWGHSKGELQNKEDIKYDVIVELGYSNLQPGNYEVRLIEIQEISHHLDSKKTRINLLDYRNDKITFNNINNGSFELFKFCPVDWSELLNIYEKSCKNFQDLALSYSFNVDSSSIDTIQKAIDIANFLSSNNQKITRKKLRKVLSLSDFSLDLMLDFLGKFGFLINKDNKKLSFRTIVSTKSQHQTFLQKLNEVIEEENFKKRYFSQISLEILEQVLTDGNL; encoded by the coding sequence ATGGATACTGGTCAAATTACATGGCAATCTCCATCTCTTGTAGATTTACCTCCCTCATTTACTAATATACTCAGCTCTTTCAACATTTCTCCTCAAGAAAATTTCATATCTCAAATTCTATGGAATAGGAATATTAGAACTGTTGATCAACTTAAGATTTTTTTGGATTGTGATTCTTATGAATCTCTAAGTATATTTGAAGGTTGGAGTGAGGTGATACCTTCTGTTTATAGATTAAAAGCAGCAGTTCAAAATAAAGAGAAGGTTATTATCTGCGGGAAAGAAGGTCTTAACAGCATCATAAGTACAAGTTTATTGTGGGAAGGGCTGGGAAATTTTTTGATACCTTACACTCAGCTTAATTATTATATTCCTAGCTATAGCACTAGATGCCATGGTTTTAATACTGCATCGATAAAACAATTCGCTATTGAAGAAGTAAATTTAATTATTACTTGTGGCATAAAAGATTTTAGTCTGCAAGATCTTAGTCTTGCCAAATCTTTTGGTATTGATATTATTGCAATAGGCAGAAACATTAACCCCGTTAATTTAAAGGATCTTATATATACTATTGATTCTTATTCTTTATCTGTAGATCATCCTTTCTTTGATCTTTCAGAAACTTCATTAGCATATAAATTAATTGAATCTCTTCACACCGAAATTCCTAAGACACCAAGCGATAATTTAGATAATTTACTAGACTTAGTAGCCATTAATTCAATTTCTACTTTATTGAAATTAAATATAGAGTTGAGATATTTAACTAAAAAAGGTATTCAAAATTTACAAAAGCAACTAAAAAATCCTAGTAGGCCTGGAATAGCTTATTTACTCTATCTGTGTAAACTATCTGGAAACCGCCCAACTGATATTTGTTTTGGGATTGGTTCTAGGATTAATTCTGTTTGTTGTGTCAATAAAAGTTCTAGTTTTCTGATAGAGTTACTGACTAACAAAGATAAAGATTATTCTGAAAAACTTGCTCTTGAAGCTGAATTAGCTAACATTCGATGTAATAACCTACAGCAATATATTATTAGAAATATTAGGCAAACTTTAAAAGCTATTGATTTATCTATAACTCAGGTTATTGTTCTAGAAAATCCTGAATGGGAGAGTGAAATATTGAAATTAATTGTTCAAGAAGTTTCATGTGAATATAATAAGCCAACAATTTTATTGACAACCGTGGAATGTAAAGAAAATGAACAACAAAATTTAAATTTTTCCAAAGGATATGCATATTCTTCTAATAATATCAGTTCCTATGAATTGATATCTTCTCAACATGATCTACTGTATTCATTTTATGGAGAAGAATACTCAGATTTAGTTGATTTAAGTTTAAGTAATGAAAATATTCCTTTATTTAGAGAAAGAGCCAATCAATACTTACGACAAAAATATGTTGAAATTGATACCTCAAAGTCTATAGTTGAGACTGATTTGACAGTTACAGTTTCTCAACTCGGACAATCTTTATTTCGAGAATTAAAAATTTTAGAGCCTTACGGTATAGGTAACCTGGTTCCTAAATTACTTATTAAAAATTGTTATCTTAAAATTTCTAAAAATAATAACGGCAAAACTTTTAAAAATCATAATTTAAAATATGTAAAAACTGAGTTTACTCTTTATGACTCTTCTACTAAAAAAGGATTTCCTGGAGTTTGGTGGGGGCACTCTAAGGGGGAACTACAGAATAAAGAGGATATAAAATATGATGTTATCGTCGAGCTAGGTTATAGCAACTTACAACCTGGAAATTATGAAGTGCGCTTAATCGAAATTCAAGAAATTTCACATCATCTTGACTCCAAAAAGACAAGAATCAATTTATTAGATTATAGAAATGATAAAATTACTTTTAACAATATAAACAATGGATCTTTTGAGCTTTTTAAGTTCTGTCCTGTTGATTGGTCAGAATTATTAAATATATATGAAAAAAGCTGTAAGAATTTTCAAGATCTAGCTTTATCGTACTCATTCAACGTTGATTCAAGTTCTATCGATACAATTCAAAAAGCTATTGACATTGCTAATTTTTTATCTTCTAATAATCAAAAAATTACAAGGAAAAAATTGCGAAAAGTCTTATCTCTAAGTGATTTTAGCTTAGATTTAATGTTAGATTTTTTAGGGAAATTTGGATTTTTAATTAATAAAGATAATAAAAAATTATCTTTTCGTACTATAGTAAGTACAAAGTCTCAACACCAAACTTTTTTGCAAAAGCTTAATGAAGTCATTGAAGAAGAAAATTTTAAAAAAAGATATTTTTCTCAAATTTCTCTAGAAATACTAGAACAAGTTTTAACTGACGGTAATCTTTAA
- a CDS encoding KH domain-containing protein — translation MFNISDVVNFHNYKIPNYSKLVEFLVEPLLESPKSLSVDCEKIKSSQKVWVRLAINEVDKGRVYGKGGRNIQAIRTILITAASTVGQSLYLDIYNKLNKNTYS, via the coding sequence ATGTTTAACATTAGTGATGTAGTCAATTTTCATAATTATAAAATTCCTAACTATTCTAAACTGGTGGAATTTCTAGTAGAGCCTTTACTAGAATCTCCGAAATCTTTGAGTGTTGATTGCGAAAAGATTAAGAGTAGTCAAAAGGTTTGGGTAAGGTTAGCTATCAATGAAGTAGATAAAGGCCGAGTTTATGGGAAAGGAGGGCGTAACATTCAGGCAATTAGAACTATTCTAATAACAGCGGCGAGTACTGTAGGCCAATCACTTTATCTCGATATCTATAATAAGCTGAATAAAAATACTTATTCTTAG
- the rpsP gene encoding 30S ribosomal protein S16 has protein sequence MIKLRLKKFGKKREASYRIVAIKSQARRDGRPIEELGFYNPRTNETRLDIPSIVNRLNQGAQPSDTVRAILKKEKVFEQTNV, from the coding sequence ATGATTAAATTAAGATTGAAAAAATTTGGGAAAAAACGAGAAGCTAGTTATAGAATAGTTGCAATAAAAAGCCAGGCTCGTAGAGATGGACGTCCTATCGAAGAACTAGGATTTTATAATCCTAGAACTAATGAAACACGATTGGATATTCCTTCTATTGTTAATCGTTTAAATCAAGGCGCTCAACCAAGCGATACTGTAAGAGCCATTCTTAAAAAAGAAAAAGTTTTTGAACAAACTAATGTTTAA